One segment of Trachemys scripta elegans isolate TJP31775 chromosome 1, CAS_Tse_1.0, whole genome shotgun sequence DNA contains the following:
- the TCF20 gene encoding transcription factor 20 isoform X2, producing MQSFREQSSYHGNQQSYPQEVHGASRLEEFSPRQQAQMFQSFGGGAGSGRRGATGASAAMAGESSGHQSYQGFRKEAGEFYYMASNKDTVAAGGQQPPQRRPSGPVQSYGPPQGSNFGSQYGSEGHVGQFQTQHSALGGVSHYQQDYTGPFSPGSAQYQQQASSQQQQVQQLRQQLYQSHQPLPQASSQPASSTSHLQPMQRPSALPSSASGYQLRVGQFSQHYQPPASSSSSFPSPQRFGQSGQNYDGSYSVNSGSQYESHAVGSNSQGYGTQSNYSFQTQPIKSFDQSKMPQGGQQGQQQQHPSQHVMQYSNATTKLSLQSQVGQYSQAEVPVRSPMQFHQNFSPISNPSPAASVVQSPSCSSTPSPLMPSGENLQCGQGNMSIGSRNRILQMMPQLSPTPSMMPSPNAHGGGFKGFGLEGLQEKRLTDPGLSSLSALSSQVANLPNTVQHMLLSDALAPQKKSSKRSSSSKKADSCTNSEGSSQAEEQLKSPLAESLDGGCSSSSEDHGERVRQLSGQSTSSDTIYNRGNLERSNLSPAQGSQNEPAKLSTSPTVREDVGSPGEKEVLIAVDATPKVNEKTVGVIVSREAMTGRVEKSGGQDKSSQDDAPPATQAPPGASGIKETGQVLPQSEPQGGSKGSKSGENNTNHNGEGNSQPGHAIIGSSFPGRTEPSKSPGSLRYSYKDNLGAGMQRNIGGFPQYPSGQEKGDFPGHSERKGRNEKFPSLLQEVLQGYHHHPDRRYARNAQEHPGMAGSLEGAMRPNILISQTNELTNRSLLNKSIGSLLESPHWGPWDRKSSGTAPEIKQINLADYPIPRKFEIESQSSAHEGGTLSERRSVICDISPLRQLVRDPGPHPMGHIGAEARSGRSERLTPGLGQSVILPGGLVSMETKLKSHSGQIKEEDFEQAKTSVNLNSKKSGDHCHPANVKHESFRGNANPGAAAPDSTPDYVSQQDSRSTQLRRAPGRMGSSREGMRGKSPSQYQDLADKLKMSPGRSRGPGTDFHHMNPHMTLSERVSRGSLHSPFPQNSEGSSLASAYHTNTRSHAFGDPNQSLNSQYHYKRQIYHQQQEEYKDWSSSSAQGVITAAQHRQEGARKSPRQQQFLERVRSPLKNDKEAMMYIQASSYHDTGSQEAGRCLIGSDGTQNKCTELKHGVQKMQQQESGWDLSRQISPAKNSGPLGATNQKRFCSQDSDGHRREESADLPKPSNAMLRLPSQEDQSPQNPLIMRRRVRSFISPIPSKRQSQDMKNSGTEDKGRLLLPSKEGADKAFNSYAHSSLSQDAGKPLPKGDSSKDLQSPDNRNCPAVSLTSPAKTKILPPRKGRGLKLEAIVQKITSPNIRRSVSSNSAETGADAVTLDDILSLKCGPPEGGSLVSHGPETEKRKGETVSDPVGQVSQELTSETSLPRSSEEWHSSGDDKVKKETPEVASVSKEVSGANVATPPSQKSGSQGRLDGSLSGAGTLMFPDSKTVSPSSMLISEPNPKSEEKDGDMTNISPKPDGFPPKGYFPSGKKKGRPIGSVNKQKKQQQQPPPPPPPPPVPLPPQPSEGTRGGEPKPKRQRRERRKPAAQPRKRKTRRATPIVEPQEPEIKLKYATQSLDKTDTKNKSFFPYIHVVNKCEIGAVCTIINAEEEEQNKLVRGRKGQRSLTPPPSNTESKVLPTSTFMLQGPVITESSVLGHLVCCLCGKWASYRNMGDLFGPFYPQDYAATLPKNPPPKRASEMQSKVKVRHKSASNGSKTDTEEEEEQQQQKEQRSLAAHPRFKRRHRSEDCGGASRSLSRGAACKKATTEGGSGSEKTPLDLKAPMPTSEGGPELELQIPELPLDSNEFWVHEGCILWANGIYLVCGRLYGLQEAVEIAREMKCSHCQEPGATLGCYNKGCSFRYHYPCAIDADCLLNEENFSVRCPKHKNKMVKGSLSTEQSERG from the coding sequence ATGCAGTCCTTTCGGGAGCAAAGCAGTTACCACGGAAACCAGCAGAGCTACCCACAGGAAGTGCACGGGGCATCCCGGCTAGAAGAATTTAGCCCCCGTCAGCAGGCCCAGATGTTCCAGAGCTTTGGAGGAGGTGCTGGCAGTGGGCGCCGGGGAGCAACAGGAGCATCTGCAGCAATGGCTGGTGAGAGCTCTGGGCACCAGAGCTACCAAGGTTTTAGAAAAGAAGCAGGAGAGTTTTACTACATGGCCTCCAACAAGGATACAGTGGCAGCAGGTGGGCAGCAGCCACCTCAGCGCAGGCCGTCTGGACCAGTGCAGAGCTATGGGCCACCCCAAGGAAGCAACTTCGGGAGCCAGTACGGGAGTGAGGGACATGTGGGCCAGTTCCAAACACAACATTCAGCCCTTGGAGGTGTATCTCACTATCAGCAGGATTATACTGGTCCTTTCTCTCCAGGGAGTGCCCAGTATCAGCAGCAggcttccagccagcagcagcaggtgcaaCAGCTGAGACAGCAGCTCTATCAATCCCATCAGCCTTTACCACAGGCATCCAGCCAGCCTGCGTCTAGCACCTCCCACTTGCAGCCAATGCAGCGTCCATCTGCCCTGCCTTCCTCTGCTTCTGGGTACCAGTTACGAGTGGGTCAATTCAGCCAACACTATCAACCCCctgcttcttcctcttcctctttcccctccccacagcgtTTTGGGCAGTCTGGGCAGAACTATGATGGCAGTTACAGTGTGAATTCTGGTTCACAGTATGAAAGCCATGCTGTAGGTTCTAATTCACAGGGATATGGGACTCAATCTAATTACAGCTTTCAGACTCAGCCAATAAAAAGTTTTGACCAGTCTAAGATGCCCCAGGGtgggcagcaggggcagcagcaacAGCACCCCTCACAGCATGTAATGCAGTACTCAAATGCTACCACCAAGCTATCTCTTCAAAGTCAAGTGGGACAGTACAGCCAAGCTGAAGTCCCTGTGAGATCACCCATGCAGTTCCATCAGAACTTCAGTCCTATATCCAACCCATCTCCAGCTGCCTCAGTGGTCCAGTCTCCAAGCTGCAGCTCTACCCCATCACCCCTCATGCCAAGTGGGGAAAACCTCCAGTGTGGGCAAGGCAATATGTCGATAGGCTCTAGAAATCGAATTTTACAGATGATGCCTCAGCTTAGCCCAACACCATCCATGATGCCGAGCCCCAATGCTCATGGTGGAGGATTCAAGGGATTTGGGCTGGAAGGACTTCAGGAGAAGAGACTTACAGATCCAGGGCTGAGCAGCCTAAGTGCTTTAAGCTCTCAAGTGGCCAACCTTCCTAACACAGTCCAACACATGTTACTTTCAGATGCCTTGGCACCTCAGAAAAAAAGTTCCAAAAGGTCATCGTCGTCTAAAAAAGCTGACAGTTGCACCAACTCAGAAGGCTCCTCCCAAGCAGAGGAGCAGCTTAAGTCTCCCCTGGCAGAGTCCCTCGATGGCGGCTGCTCTAGCAGTTCAGAGGACCATGGAGAGAGGGTCAGACAACTGAGTGGCCAGAGCACTAGTTCTGACACTATCTACAATCGGGGTAACTTAGAGAGATCCAACTTGTCACCAGCACAAGGCTCTCAGAATGAGCCAGCCAAACTCAGTACCAGCCCTACAGTTAGGGAAGATGTGGGTTCCCCGGGTGAAAAGGAAGTCCTGATAGCAGTGGATGCCACCCCAAAAGTGAACGAAAAGACAGTAGGGGTGATAGTCTCTCGGGAGGCCATGACAGGCCGAGTAGAAAAATCAGGCGGGCAGGATAAATCCTCACAAGACGATGCTCCTCCAGCTACCCAAGCGCCTCCTGGTGCCAGTGGAATAAAAGAAACTGGGCAGGTATTACCACAGTCAGAGCCTCAAGGAGGGAGCAAAGGGAGTAAGAGTGGGGAAAACAATACTAACCACAATGGAGAGGGAAACAGCCAGCCTGGCCATGCAATCATTGGCTCAAGTTTTCCTGGCAGAACAGAACCTTCCAAATCGCCTGGCAGTTTGAGGTACAGCTATAAGGACAACCTTGGGGCTGGCATGCAGAGAAATATTGGTGGCTTTCCTCAGTATCCTTCAGGTCAAGAAAAAGGGGATTTTCCAGGGCATAGTGAGCGAAAGGGCAGGAATGAGAAGTTTCCCAGTCTTCTGCAGGAGGTCTTGCAGGGTTATCACCACCACCCAGACAGAAGATATGCTAGGAATGCACAAGAACATCCAGGCATGGCTGGAAGCCTGGAAGGAGCCATGAGGCCCAACATTCTAATCAGTCAAACCAATGAATTAACCAATAGGAGTCTCCTAAATAAAAGCATAGGGTCTCTCCTGGAAAGTCCTCACTGGGGCCCCTGGGATAGGAAATCCAGTGGCACAGCTCCGGAGATAAAACAGATCAATCTGGCTGACTATCCTATCCCTAGAAAGTTTGAGATAGAGTCACAGTCTTCAGCCCATGAAGGGGGAACACTCTCAGAGAGAAGATCCGTGATCTGTGACATATCTCCATTAAGGCAGCTTGTCAGAGATCCTGGGCCTCACCCAATGGGTCACATAGGTGCTGAGGCCAGAAGTGGGAGGAGTGAACGTCTCACTCCTGGTTTAGGCCAGTCAGTCATCCTCCCTGGTGGCCTGGTGTCCATGGAAACAAAGTTGAAGTCTCATAGTGGGCAAATAAAAGAGGAAGATTTTGAACAGGCCAAGACCTCAGTCAATCTCAACAGTAAAAAATCAGGAGACCATTGTCATCCTGCCAATGTTAAGCATGAGTCTTTCCGAGGCAATGCCaaccctggagctgcagcccctGATTCTACCCCAGACTACGTCTCCCAGCAGGACAGCAGATCAACACAGCTAAGACGAGCACCTGGAAGAATGGGAAGCAGCAGAGAGGGCATGAGGGGTAAATCACCTTCTCAATATCAGGATCTGGCTGACAAACTGAAGATGTCCCCAGGCAGGAGCAGAGGCCCAGGAACGGACTTCCACCACATGAATCCACACATGACACTGTCTGAGAGGGTCAGCAGGGGTTCTTTGcattctcccttccctcagaACTCTGAAGGCTCATCTTTGGCTTCGGCATATCATACAAACACTAGGTCTCATGCTTTTGGTGACCCTAACCAAAGTTTGAATTCCCAGTATCATTACAAAAGGCAGATATACCACCAGCAGCAAGAAGAATACAAAGATTGGAGCAGCAGTTCTGCACAGGGTGTGATTACTGCAGCTCAGCACAGGCAGGAAGGGGCAAGGAAGAGTCCAAGACAACAGCAGTTCCTTGAGAGAGTAAGGAGTCCCTTGAAAAATGACAAGGAAGCAATGATGTACATCCAGGCTAGCTCTTACCATGATACTGGAAGCCAAGAAGCTGGGCGCTGTCTCATAGGGAGTGATGGTACACAAAACAAATGCACCGAATTAAAACATGGTGTCCAGAAGATGCAGCAACAGGAATCTGGTTGGGATCTCTCCCGACAGATCTCTCCTGCCAAGAACAGTGGGCCTCTAGGAGCAACCAATCAGAAAAGGTTTTGCTCTCAAGATAGTGATGGGCATAGGCGGGAGGAATCTGCAGATTTGCCCAAACCTAGTAATGCGATGCTGAGGCTCCCTAGCCAAGAAGACCAGTCTCCTCAAAACCCCTTAATTATGAGGAGGAGGGTCCGTTCTTTCATTTCTCCTATTCCCAGCAAAAGACAGTCGCAGGATATGAAGAACAGTGGCACAGAAGATAAAGGGCGACTGCTTCTCCCCTCAAAGGAAGGAGCTGACAAAGCATTCAACTCCTATGCACATTCATCTCTAAGCCAAGATGCTGGCAAGCCACTCCCAAAGGGAGACTCCTCCAAGGATCTCCAAAGTCCTGACAACAGGAATTGCCCTGCTGTTTCCCTCACAAGCCCGGCTAAGACCAAAATATTGCCGCCACGGAAGGGGCGGGGATTGAAACTGGAAGCTATTGTTCAAAAGATTACATCCCCCAACATCAGGAGAAGTGTTTCCTCCAACAGTGCTGAAACTGGTGCAGATGCAGTCACCCTTGACGACATCCTGTCCCTCAAATGTGGACCACCCGAAGGTGGGAGTTTGGTAAGTCATGGACCAGagacagaaaagagaaaaggggagactGTGTCAGATCCAGTGGGGCAAGTGAGCCAGGAATTGACTAGTGAAACATCTCTGCCAAGATCTTCAGAAGAGTGGCACAGCAGTGGGGATGACAAAGTCAAGAAGGAGACGCCTGAAGTTGCTAGTGTCAGTAAAGAGGTATCTGGGGCCAATGTTGCCACACCACCTTCACAGAAGTCTGGTAGTCAAGGACGATTAGACGGATCCTTAAGTGGAGCTGGAACTCTGATGTTTCCTGACTCAAAAACAGTTTCTCCTTCCAGTATGTTGATTTCTGAACCAAACCCAAAGTCTGAAGAAAAAGATGGAGATATGACAAATATTTCACCTAAGCCAGATGGCTTCCCTCCAAAGGGATACTTCCCCTCTGGAAAGAAAAAAGGGAGGCCTATTGGTAGCGTAAACAagcagaagaagcagcagcagcagccgccaccaccaccacctcctccaccagTGCCACTACCACCACAGCCATCAGAAGGGACAAGAGGTGGAGAACCAAAACCTAAGagacaaaggagggagaggaggaaaccTGCAGCACAACCACGAAAGCGGAAAACTAGACGGGCCACTCCAATTGTGGAACCTCAAGAACCAGAGATCAAGCTGAAGTATGCCACCCAGTCGCTGGATAAAACTGACACCAAGAACAAGTCCTTTTTCCCGTACATTCATGTGGTAAACAAGTGTGAGATAGGCGCTGTGTGCACAATCATCAATGCAGAGGAAGAAGAGCAGAACAAGTTGGTGAGGGGCCGAAAGGGACAAAGGTCACTGACACCCCCTCCTAGCAACACTGAGAGCAAAGTTCTGCCCACCTCAACTTTCATGCTGCAGGGCCCCGTGATAACTGAGTCTTCTGTCTTGGGGCATCTGGTTTGCTGCCTGTGTGGAAAGTGGGCCAGTTACCGCAACATGGGAGACCTCTTTGGGCCTTTCTATCCCCAGGATTATGCAGCTACGCTGCCCAAAAACCCGCCTCCCAAGAGGGCCTCAGAAATGCAAAGCAAGGTCAAGGTACGACACAAAAGTGCTTCTAATGGCTCCAAGACCGAtacagaagaggaagaagaacagCAACAACAGAAAGAACAGAGAAGCCTGGCTGCCCACCCCCGCTTTAAGAGGCGGCATCGCTCTGAGGATTGTGGTGGGGCCTCTCGGTCACTTTCAAGGGGAGCTGCTTGTAAGAAAGCAACCACTGAGGGTGGCAGTGGCAGTGAAAAGACTCCCTTGGACTTAAAAGCCCCCATGCCCACTTCAGAAGGTGGCCCTGAGCTGGAGTTACAAATTCCTGAACTACCTCTTGACAGCAATGAATTTTGGGTCCACGAGGGTTGTATTCTCTGGGCCAATGGAATCTACCTGGTGTGTGGCAGGCTCTATGGGCTGCAGGAAGCTGTGGAAATAGCAAGAGAGATG